Proteins from a genomic interval of Quercus lobata isolate SW786 chromosome 11, ValleyOak3.0 Primary Assembly, whole genome shotgun sequence:
- the LOC115966843 gene encoding uncharacterized protein LOC115966843 yields the protein MGICASSQYTGQGGIALKWPSTVKIIHLDGTLQELKHSIKAEQILSQNLGCFLCSSESMYINSHIPFIPQNEELKLGQIYFLMPLSKSHQTLSLQDLCTLAIKAHAALTHSEPSTTRTSKLSNNFCTTPAGVNIVGLSSTLR from the coding sequence ATGGGCATCTGTGCATCTTCTCAATACACAGGCCAAGGTGGGATAGCCCTTAAATGGCCATCCACAGTCAAGATAATTCACTTGGATGGAACACTCCAGGAGTTGAAGCACTCAATCAAAGCCGAACAAATCCTCTCCCAGAACCTTGGCTGCTTCCTCTGCAGCTCAGAATCCATGTACATCAACTCCCACATCCCCTTCATCCCCCAAAACGAAGAGCTAAAGCTGGGTCAAATCTATTTCCTCATGCCACTCTCTAAATCCCATCAAACACTTTCTCTCCAAGACTTGTGTACACTAGCCATCAAGGCTCATGCTGCTCTTACTCATTCAGAACCATCAACTACAAGAACCTCAAAATtgtcaaataatttttgtacaaCTCCGGCTGGGGTTAACATCGTTGGATTGAGTTCTACGCTGAGATGA